Proteins encoded together in one Methanosarcinales archaeon window:
- a CDS encoding DUF1699 family protein: MKIIIVSSRDEIRSLDSKEKLVHFGFRPSNKDIFELVQACPKLKALHIPQSYMRTISGTTKMYLEMQEIALLEGDVWGHRKDIDEYYEIKPKVTERIEELKSEGMAESDILDRMVRETRLSRDLLEFMLKGK, translated from the coding sequence ATGAAAATAATAATCGTAAGCTCAAGAGATGAAATTCGTTCGCTGGATTCAAAGGAAAAATTAGTTCACTTTGGCTTTAGACCGTCAAACAAGGACATATTTGAACTCGTGCAGGCTTGTCCTAAATTGAAAGCATTACACATTCCTCAATCTTATATGAGAACCATATCCGGAACTACGAAGATGTACCTTGAAATGCAGGAGATTGCTCTTCTGGAAGGGGATGTCTGGGGACACAGGAAGGATATTGATGAATATTACGAGATTAAGCCTAAAGTCACGGAACGAATTGAAGAACTTAAATCCGAAGGCATGGCTGAGTCTGATATTCTAGACAGGATGGTAAGGGAAACAAGGTTGAGCAGGGATTTACTTGAGTTTATGCTGAAAGGGAAGTAG